From the Misgurnus anguillicaudatus chromosome 17, ASM2758022v2, whole genome shotgun sequence genome, one window contains:
- the htr1fa gene encoding 5-hydroxytryptamine receptor 1F — MDSNHTNGSLSADEPIKTTWGLILLTLILAVLALLTTAMNCLVITAIIVTRKLHHPANYLICSLAVTDLLVAILVMPFSIVYIVKESWDIGQVMCNIWLSVDVTCCTCSILHLAAIAVDRYRAITDAVEYSMKRTSLRAAIMIVVVWLLSIVISLPPLFWRHYKNKDENDCIIKHDHIVFTLYSTFGAFYIPLILILILYYKIYRAAKTHYHKRGSSCLNKSELNGHMLPRCSDREPTTPDTLSPPEKSVSEPSTEGDRVRIAAKSPESQSSRDRSIKRHRISSTRERKAATTLGLILGAFVICWLPFFIHEVIFNICTSCIRSVQMSNFLTWLGYINSLINPLIYTIFNEDFKRAFQRLIKCKNFV; from the coding sequence ATGGATTCAAACCACACAAATGGATCTTTATCTGCGGACGAACCCATTAAAACCACTTGGGGTCTGATTTTGCTCACTCTCATTCTTGCTGTGTTGGCTTTGCTGACCACCGCCATGAACTGTTTGGTCATCACAGCGATCATCGTCACGCGCAAGCTCCACCATCCCGCTAACTACCTGATCTGCTCCTTGGCTGTGACCGACCTTTTGGTGGCCATATTAGTTATGCCCTTCAGCATTGTCTACATTGTGAAGGAGTCGTGGGACATAGGTCAAGTGATGTGCAACATCTGGTTAAGTGTGGACGTAACCTGTTGCACATGTTCCATATTGCACCTGGCAGCTATTGCTGTGGACCGCTACCGCGCCATCACAGACGCCGTGGAGTACTCTATGAAGAGGACGTCCTTACGGGCCGCCATCATGATCGTTGTGGTGTGGCTTCTCTCCATAGTTATCTCTCTTCCGCCATTGTTCTGGAGACACTATAAGAACAAAGACGAAAATGACTGCATCATTAAACACGATCACATCGTCTTTACGCTTTACTCAACATTTGGGGCATTTTACATTCCACTAATACTGATTCTCATCCTTTACTATAAAATCTATCGAGCAGCAAAAACCCATTACCACAAGAGAGGGTCCAGCTGCCTCAACAAGTCAGAGTTGAATGGACACATGCTTCCGAGGTGCAGCGACAGAGAGCCGACGACTCCTGACACCTTGAGCCCCCCGGAGAAATCGGTGTCTGAACCTTCCACCGAAGGTGACAGAGTGCGCATCGCTGCCAAAAGCCCCGAGTCTCAGTCTAGTCGAGACCGGTCTATCAAGAGACATCGCATCTCGAGCACTCGTGAGAGGAAGGCAGCCACCACCCTTGGTCTAATTCTAGGGGCGTTTGTTATCTGCTGGCTGCCGTTCTTTATCCATGAGGTGATTTTTAACATCTGTACCTCCTGCATCCGATCTGTCCAGATGTCCAACTTTCTTACCTGGCTGGGTTACATCAACTCCCTCATTAACCCCCTTATTTACACCATCTTTAATGAGGATTTTAAAAGGGCTTTTCAAAGGTTAATCAAGTGCAAGAACTTTGTCTAA
- the LOC129451797 gene encoding uncharacterized protein isoform X1: MAVNKSNMKGRVTVYSVLGCPHCTQAKDTLRNLGLPVCNVDINKHRDLQTQVKGLTGHSSVPQIFFNNVYVGNNEDLQNLDHEQLEHLMLLVREEPVPPDAPPVPHENSPDPEDELGKASDISEAMRKLILKLYSHHLSKDGKTVDYKAMCQSPYYERYCELAVQLQRVELQSLSHEEKLAFFINIYNALVIHGNLRLGFPKTFWQRYRFFNYVSYLIGGEVFTLQDIENGVLRGNRKGVAQLLKPFSKNDPRLQVALSDVEPLVHFALNCGAKGCPPIKTYTPQNIDNQLHVAAEAFLENDDGCIIDDVRREVKLSQIFKWYKADFGGTDEKLLNWVFDHMEPSQKKWSLKALLTAGNVKVSYLPYDWSINSTD, from the exons ATGGCTGTGAACAAAAGCAATATGAAGGGCAGGGTTACAGTGTACTCTGTGCTAGGCTGTCCACACTGCACACAGGCAAAAGACACTTTGAGGAATTTAGGTCTGCCTGTGTGTAATGTGGATATAAACAAGCATAGAGATTTACAAACTCAAGTAAAGGGACTTACAGGCCACAGTTCTGTACCGCAGATTTTCTTCAATAATGTGTATGTTGGAAACAACGAGGACCTCCAGAACCTT GATCATGAGCAGCTGGAACACCTTATGCTATTGGTACGAGAAGAACCTGTGCCCCCGGACGCTCCACCTGTCCCACATGAAAACAGCCCTGACCCTGAAGATGAGCTTGGTAAAG CATCCGACATATCTGAGGCCATGAGGAAACTGATCCTGAAACTGTACTCCCATCACCTCTCTAAAGATGGCAAG ACGGTTGATTACAAGGCCATGTGTCAGAGCCCGTACTATGAGCGGTACTGTGAGCTAGCTGTCCAACTGCAGCGTGTTGAACTGCAGTCCCTGAGTCATGAAGAAAAACTGGCCTTCTTCATCAACATCTATAATGCTCTCGTCATTCACGGAAATCTGCGCCTCGGCTTTCCTAAAACCTTTTGGCAAAGGTATCGG ttCTTCAACTATGTAAGCTACCTCATTGGTGGAGAAGTGTTCACACTGCAGGATATTGAAAACGGAGTGCTTCGAGGGAATCGAAAGGGCGTGGCACAACTCTTAAAGCCCTTTTCAAAGAACGACCCACGACTGCAG GTGGCGCTTTCTGATGTTGAGCCTCTTGTTCATTTTGCACTGAACTGTGGTGCAAAGGGCTGCCCTCCAATTAAAACTTACACACCACAG AACATCGATAATCAGTTGCATGTCGCCGCCGAAGCGTTTCTGGAAAATGATGACGGCTGCATTATCGACGACGTGAGAAGAGAGGTGAAACTCAGCCAGATCTTTAAGTGGTACAAGGCAGACTTTGGAGGTACTGATGAGAAG CTACTAAATTGGGTGTTTGATCATATGGAGCCATCACAGAAGAAGTGGAGTCTAAAAGCCCTACTGACTGCAGGAAATGTCAAAGTGAGCTATCTGCCCTATGACTGGTCTATAAACAGCACAGACTGA
- the LOC129451797 gene encoding uncharacterized protein isoform X2, with product MAVNKSNMKGRVTVYSVLGCPHCTQAKDTLRNLGLPVCNVDINKHRDLQTQVKGLTGHSSVPQIFFNNVYVGNNEDLQNLDHEQLEHLMLLVREEPVPPDAPPVPHENSPDPEDELGKASDISEAMRKLILKLYSHHLSKDGKTVDYKAMCQSPYYERYCELAVQLQRVELQSLSHEEKLAFFINIYNALVIHGNLRLGFPKTFWQRYRFFNYVSYLIGGEVFTLQDIENGVLRGNRKGVAQLLKPFSKNDPRLQVALSDVEPLVHFALNCGAKGCPPIKTYTPQNIDNQLHVAAEAFLENDDGCIIDDVRREVKLSQIFKWYKADFGATKLGV from the exons ATGGCTGTGAACAAAAGCAATATGAAGGGCAGGGTTACAGTGTACTCTGTGCTAGGCTGTCCACACTGCACACAGGCAAAAGACACTTTGAGGAATTTAGGTCTGCCTGTGTGTAATGTGGATATAAACAAGCATAGAGATTTACAAACTCAAGTAAAGGGACTTACAGGCCACAGTTCTGTACCGCAGATTTTCTTCAATAATGTGTATGTTGGAAACAACGAGGACCTCCAGAACCTT GATCATGAGCAGCTGGAACACCTTATGCTATTGGTACGAGAAGAACCTGTGCCCCCGGACGCTCCACCTGTCCCACATGAAAACAGCCCTGACCCTGAAGATGAGCTTGGTAAAG CATCCGACATATCTGAGGCCATGAGGAAACTGATCCTGAAACTGTACTCCCATCACCTCTCTAAAGATGGCAAG ACGGTTGATTACAAGGCCATGTGTCAGAGCCCGTACTATGAGCGGTACTGTGAGCTAGCTGTCCAACTGCAGCGTGTTGAACTGCAGTCCCTGAGTCATGAAGAAAAACTGGCCTTCTTCATCAACATCTATAATGCTCTCGTCATTCACGGAAATCTGCGCCTCGGCTTTCCTAAAACCTTTTGGCAAAGGTATCGG ttCTTCAACTATGTAAGCTACCTCATTGGTGGAGAAGTGTTCACACTGCAGGATATTGAAAACGGAGTGCTTCGAGGGAATCGAAAGGGCGTGGCACAACTCTTAAAGCCCTTTTCAAAGAACGACCCACGACTGCAG GTGGCGCTTTCTGATGTTGAGCCTCTTGTTCATTTTGCACTGAACTGTGGTGCAAAGGGCTGCCCTCCAATTAAAACTTACACACCACAG AACATCGATAATCAGTTGCATGTCGCCGCCGAAGCGTTTCTGGAAAATGATGACGGCTGCATTATCGACGACGTGAGAAGAGAGGTGAAACTCAGCCAGATCTTTAAGTGGTACAAGGCAGACTTTGGAG CTACTAAATTGGGTGTTTGA